In Segatella copri, the DNA window ATAATTGGCGGCGGTAGCTGGGCTACGGCAATAGCCAAGATTGTGGTGGGTCATACTCATCACATAGGCTGGTATATGCGTCGCGATGACCGCATCGAGGACTTCAAGCGCATGGGGCACAACCCTGCCTATCTGATGTCGGCACGATTCAATGTAGATGAGATTTTCTTCTCTTCCGACATCAACAAGATAGTGCAGAACTACGATACACTCGTGTTCGTCACCCCGTCGCCTTATCTGAAGAATCATCTCAAGAAGCTCAAGACGCGACTCAGCGACAAGTTCATCATCACAGCCATTAAAGGTATTGTGCCAGATGAAAACCTCGTTTGCTCAGAGTATTTCCATCAGGTTTACGATGTGCCTTACGAGAACCTCGCCTGCATCGGAGGTCCTTCTCATGCCGAGGAGGTGGCACTGGAGCGACTGAGCTATCTCACCGTGGGCTGTAGCGATACCGAAAAGGCGCGTGCCTTCGCCAACGATTGTCTGGCGAGTGAATTCATCAAGACCAAGACTTCGAGCGATGTCATCGGTATCGAATACTCTTCGGTTCTGAAGAACGTATACGCCATCGCAGCAGGTATCTGTGGCGGACTGAAGTATGGTGACAACTTCCAGGCGGTACTCATGTCAAATGCCGTTCAGGAGATGCACCGCTTCCTGACAGCCGTCCACCCTATCGACCGAAGCATGTACGACTCAGTTTATCTGGGCGACTTGCTCGTAACAGGTTACAGCAACTTTTCCCGCAACCGCACCTTCGGAACCATGATAGGCAAGGGCTACAGCGTGAAGAGTGCGCAGATAGAGATGGAGATGATTGCAGAAGGATATTTCGGCACCAAGTGTATGAAGGAAATCAATCGCCACATGCACGTCAACATGCCGATTCTCGATGCTGTATATAATATATTGTACGAGCGCATCAGTCCGCAAATCGAAATCAAACTCTTGACCGACTCGTTCAGATAGGCACATTCTATCCTTCGGTTTCGGCAGAAGAGTTTGTCTTCAAGTAGTAACATTAACACATTCATTTAGATATTAAAAGAAAAAATGAAAAGTATCAGCTTAAACATTACAAAGGCTGCATCATTCCTTGCAGAAGGTGCAGTAAAGGCTTACGAGCCTAAGGTTAAGGCCGCTCAGGAAGCTCTTGAGAACGGCACTTGTGAAGGTAACGATTTCTTGGGATGGTTGCATTTGCCATCTTCTATCACTCCTGAGTTCCTCTATGAGATTCAGGCTGTTGCCAATACTTTGCGCGAAAAGTGTGAGGTGGTTGTTGTAGCAGGTATCGGTGGTAGCTACCTCGGTGCACGCGCCGTTATCGAAGGCCTCGGCAACTCTTTCGCTTGGCTCGTAAACGACAAGAAGAACC includes these proteins:
- a CDS encoding NAD(P)H-dependent glycerol-3-phosphate dehydrogenase; amino-acid sequence: MFNCGKIAIIGGGSWATAIAKIVVGHTHHIGWYMRRDDRIEDFKRMGHNPAYLMSARFNVDEIFFSSDINKIVQNYDTLVFVTPSPYLKNHLKKLKTRLSDKFIITAIKGIVPDENLVCSEYFHQVYDVPYENLACIGGPSHAEEVALERLSYLTVGCSDTEKARAFANDCLASEFIKTKTSSDVIGIEYSSVLKNVYAIAAGICGGLKYGDNFQAVLMSNAVQEMHRFLTAVHPIDRSMYDSVYLGDLLVTGYSNFSRNRTFGTMIGKGYSVKSAQIEMEMIAEGYFGTKCMKEINRHMHVNMPILDAVYNILYERISPQIEIKLLTDSFR